The Oryzihumus leptocrescens sequence GCGCCTGCGCGTCGAGCGGATGGCCGCCTCGGCGCTGGAGGTCGCCCGGGCGCTCGAGGCACACCCGCGGGTGTCCCGGGTCGTCTACCCGTGGCTGGAGTCGCACCCCCAGCACGAGCTCGCCCGGGCGCAGATGCTCGGCGGCGGCACGGTGGTCACGTTCGAGGTCGACGGCGGCAAGGACGAGGCGTTCGCGCTGATGAACGCCCTGCAGGTCATCGACATCTCCAACAACCTGGGCGACTCGAAGTCCCTCATCACCCACCCGGCGACGACGACGCACCGGCGCCTCGGCGAGGAGGCAAGGCGGCGGGTCGGCATCACCGACGGCGTGCTGCGGGTCTCGGTCGGGCTGGAGGACGTGCGCGACCTGGTCGACGACCTGGTGCAGGCGCTCAAGGCCTGACGCCGTGCGCGGCAACGGCGGCGACACCTGTGGCGACACAGGTCCCGACGCGCGTCGGGCCGCTCAGGCCAGGCTGAGGGCCAGGACCGCCGCGGCCATGGTGGCCACGGCGCACAGGGCCCCCTGCCAGGCGAACGTCCGGGTCGGGACGCTCACGCCGGCGCTGCGGCACCGCTCGCGCCACAGGATCGTCGCGAGGCTCGCCCACACGGTCACCAGCGGCCCGCAGTTGACGCCGATGAGCAGCGCCATGAGCCGGTGCGGGTCGGTGTCGGTGACCGACTCCAGGGCCAGGTAGGCCGGCAGGTTGTCGACGACGTTGGCCGAGGCGGCGCCCATGCCGGTGACGCGGGCCAGGGCCGGCAGGTCGGTGCCGCTCCCGACGGCCGAGGCGAGCAGCTCCTGCAGGCCGTGGCGCAGGGCGACGTCCACGACGACGAACAGCACGCACACCCCGGCGACGACGAGCCAGGGCACCTTCACCTCGCGCAGCACCTTGGGCTGCCGCACCAGGGTGGTGCCGGCGAGCACGATCGCGGCGACCGTGGCGGGGATGGCCGGGGTGATGCCGGTGACGAAGGCGGGGCCGAGGGCCACGCACACGCCGCCGGCGACGCCGAGCATCACCCGGTCGTGCGGCTCGGGTGGGGCGTCGAGGGTGTAGCGCCCGCGCAGCGCACGCCGGTGGAGCAGGGCCAGGACGCAGACAGTGGCGAGGATCGCCGCGGCCGCCGGCAGGGCGGCCAGCCGGATGTATCCCGCGTGGCCGAGCCCCAGCGCCTCGAACCGGTGCAGCGCGAGCAGGTTGGTCAGGTTGGACACCGGCAGCAGCAGTGAGGCGGTGTTGGCCAGCCAGACGGTGGTCATGGCGAAGGGCAGCGGGCTGACGTCGAGCTGGCGGGCGACGGCGATGACCACCGGGGTGAGCAGCACCGCCGTGGTGTCCAGGCTCAGCACGATCGTCGCGCCCACCGACAGGGCCACGACGAGCAGCCACAGGGCCCAGGTGCGGTGCCGGCCGGCGCGGGCGGCCCAGTGGCCGGCGACGTCGAACACGCCTGCGGCGTCGGCGATCTCGGCCACGACGGTGATCGCGACGAGGAAGACGAGGACCGGCCCGACGCGGGCGGCGAGGTCGGCCAGCTCGGCTCCGCTCATCTGGCCGTCGTCTCCAGCACCCAGGGCTGGCCGGCCCGCTTCGGCTCGTGCAGCGCGGTCTCGAAGTCCGGGGCGAGGACCTTCTCCAGAGCGCCGGGGGTGCGGGCGTCGACCCCGGCGACGCAGAGCGCGCGGGCGACCAGGCCCCGGGTGTGCTTGGCCATGTGCGTGGCGCCGGGCACCTTGACCTGCACCCAGCGGCGGGCGAGGTCGCCGCTGGGAGTCCAGGCGGCGGCATACGTGCTGGAGCGGCAGTCGACGATGACGCCGCGGCCGGCGGCGTCGGGGAGCACCCGGGCGAGCGGCTCGCGCCAGACCGAGGCGAGCGGGCCGAGGCCCTCGAGGTTGACCCCCATCGACAGCCGGTAGGGGGCGACCTTGTCGCCGGGGCGGACCGCGCCGTAGAGGGCGGAGACGACCAGCAGCCAGCGCCGCGCACGGCGCAGGGCGGCGCCGTCCAGGGAGGCCAGGTCGAGTGCGTCGTAGAGGACCCCGGTGTAGAGGTCCGCGGCGGGCAGGGCCGGGGCGGTGGCCAGCCGGGTGTTGCGGGCGATGTCGTCGGCCAGGTTGGCGCTGACCCCCAGTGCCTCCGCCGCGTCCGGGCGGGCGCTGGCCCGGGCCACGGCGGCGGCCACCTGCTCGCGGGTGCCGGTCAGCTCGGGGAAGGAGAGGCGCTCCAGCCTGGTGGGTGCGCCGCGCGGGCGGCCGCGCTTGGACTCGGACGGCGGCAGCAGGATCAGCACGGGGGACAGCGTAGGAGGCGGCGCCGCTCGCCCCCGCTTCGGGCGCGCTGGCGGCCGCGCGTGCGTAGTGTGAGGGCCATGTCGATGCGCAGGATCACGCTCAGGCCGACCGATCGCGTCGAGGCGGCCGGGGTCGACGGGACCGAGCTGCGGGCGGCGTTCGACGCCGTCCGCGCCGAGCTGGACGTGCCGGCCGAGTTCCCGGCGGAGGTGCTGGCGGAGGCTGACGCCGCGGCGGCGTCGGTGCGGCTGCCGGAGCGGGACGCCACCGACGTCGCGTTCTTCACCATCGACCCACCGGGGTCCAAGGACCTCGACCAGGCCATGTGCCTCGAGCGGGCCGGCAGCGGCTACCGCGTGCGCTACGCGATCGCGGACGTGCCGGCGTTCGTCGCCGCCGGGGGAGCCATCGACGCCGAGGCGCGCCGGCGCGGCCAGACGATCTACGCCCCCGACCGGCGCACCCCGCTGCATCCCGAGCGCATCGCGGAGGACGCCGCGAGCCTGCTGCCGGACCAGGACCGGCCTTCCTTCGTGTGGGACCTGCGCCTCGACGAGGACGGGGAGGAGGTCTCGGTCGAGGTCTACCGCGCCATGGTCCGCAGCCGTGAGCGGCTGGACTACGCCTCGGTGCAGCAGGCGGTCGACGCCGGGTCCGGCGGTGAGCGGCTGGCCCTGCTGCGCGAGGTGGGCGAGCGGCGGGTCGCGCTGGAGCAGGGACGAGGTGGGGCGAGCCTGCCGCTGCCCGAGCAGGAGGTCACCGTCGACGACGAGGGCCGCTACCGCCTGCGCTTCCGCCCGCCGATGGTGGTCGAGGACTGGAACGCCCAGATCTCCCTGATGACCGGCATGGCGGCCGCCGAGATGATGCTCCACGGCGACATCGGCATCCTGCGCACCATGCCCGAGCCGGACCACCAGGCGGTGGCCCGGTTCCACCGCCAGGCCCGGGCCCTCGGGGTGGTGTGGCCGGCGGAGTGGCTCTACGGCGAGTTCCTGCGCTCCCTGGACCGCAGCGACCCCCGCCAGCTCGCGCTGATCCACGAGGCGACGAGCCTGTTCCGCGGCGCCGGCTACACCCCGTTCGTGGGGGCGCTGCCCGAGGTCGGCATGCACGCGGCGGTGGCCGCGCCGTACGCCCACGTCACCGCCCCGCTGCGCCGGCTCGTGGACCGGTTCGGGCTGCTGGTGTGCGAGGCGCTGTGCGCGGGAGCCGAGGTGCCGGACTGGGTGCGCGAGGCCCTGCCGGCGCTGCCGAAGGCGATGGCCTCCTCCGACCAGCGGGCCGCGGCCGTCGAGCGCGCCTGCACCGACGCGGTCGAGGCAGCGGCGCTGCGCCACCGGGTGGGCGAGGTCTTCGATGCCGTCGTCGTCGACCTCAACGCGCACGGCGGCATGGTCCA is a genomic window containing:
- a CDS encoding SLC13 family permease, with the translated sequence MSGAELADLAARVGPVLVFLVAITVVAEIADAAGVFDVAGHWAARAGRHRTWALWLLVVALSVGATIVLSLDTTAVLLTPVVIAVARQLDVSPLPFAMTTVWLANTASLLLPVSNLTNLLALHRFEALGLGHAGYIRLAALPAAAAILATVCVLALLHRRALRGRYTLDAPPEPHDRVMLGVAGGVCVALGPAFVTGITPAIPATVAAIVLAGTTLVRQPKVLREVKVPWLVVAGVCVLFVVVDVALRHGLQELLASAVGSGTDLPALARVTGMGAASANVVDNLPAYLALESVTDTDPHRLMALLIGVNCGPLVTVWASLATILWRERCRSAGVSVPTRTFAWQGALCAVATMAAAVLALSLA
- a CDS encoding YaaA family protein gives rise to the protein MLILLPPSESKRGRPRGAPTRLERLSFPELTGTREQVAAAVARASARPDAAEALGVSANLADDIARNTRLATAPALPAADLYTGVLYDALDLASLDGAALRRARRWLLVVSALYGAVRPGDKVAPYRLSMGVNLEGLGPLASVWREPLARVLPDAAGRGVIVDCRSSTYAAAWTPSGDLARRWVQVKVPGATHMAKHTRGLVARALCVAGVDARTPGALEKVLAPDFETALHEPKRAGQPWVLETTAR
- a CDS encoding RNB domain-containing ribonuclease, translated to MSMRRITLRPTDRVEAAGVDGTELRAAFDAVRAELDVPAEFPAEVLAEADAAAASVRLPERDATDVAFFTIDPPGSKDLDQAMCLERAGSGYRVRYAIADVPAFVAAGGAIDAEARRRGQTIYAPDRRTPLHPERIAEDAASLLPDQDRPSFVWDLRLDEDGEEVSVEVYRAMVRSRERLDYASVQQAVDAGSGGERLALLREVGERRVALEQGRGGASLPLPEQEVTVDDEGRYRLRFRPPMVVEDWNAQISLMTGMAAAEMMLHGDIGILRTMPEPDHQAVARFHRQARALGVVWPAEWLYGEFLRSLDRSDPRQLALIHEATSLFRGAGYTPFVGALPEVGMHAAVAAPYAHVTAPLRRLVDRFGLLVCEALCAGAEVPDWVREALPALPKAMASSDQRAAAVERACTDAVEAAALRHRVGEVFDAVVVDLNAHGGMVQVADPAILAPCSGRVSLGEALQVRLVEADIARRSVRFEPV